Proteins encoded within one genomic window of Micromonospora halotolerans:
- a CDS encoding M23 family metallopeptidase: MNAAPGVTAPVRRKLRVGVLLTAVTTVLTLLCCVGGAGAFLLTELGGDQKDGVLAGLNCDPTYQVNLTGDMPRFTEYGDAQLRNAAVIIKVGQDMKVPARGWVIALATAMQESGLRNLANRKVPASLALPHEGVGADHDSLGLFQQRPGWGSVEQRMTPSYTARKFYEKMVKVRNWQDRPLTVVAQRVQVSAFPDAYAKHEDLAGRIVDALAGGAARTVEIAGKAVCDAAAGARIAASGWTAPLPGGVVSGFRTTQRPSHNGVDLDADKETPIHAASAGRVLVARCDPDHSGKRDCDRDGWPGKGGCGWFVDILHAGGYITRYCHMIHRPQVVPGQMVAAGQQIGLSGSSGNSSGPHLHFEVHVDSDRSSRGAINPVPFMRERGAPVDGTS; the protein is encoded by the coding sequence GTGAACGCCGCGCCGGGCGTCACCGCGCCGGTCCGCCGCAAGCTGCGGGTCGGCGTGCTGCTCACCGCGGTCACCACGGTGCTCACCCTGCTCTGCTGCGTCGGCGGCGCGGGCGCGTTCCTCCTCACCGAACTGGGCGGCGACCAGAAGGACGGGGTGCTCGCCGGCCTGAACTGTGACCCGACCTACCAGGTCAACCTCACCGGGGACATGCCGCGCTTCACCGAGTACGGCGACGCCCAACTCCGCAACGCCGCCGTCATCATCAAGGTCGGGCAGGACATGAAGGTGCCCGCCCGCGGCTGGGTCATCGCGCTGGCCACCGCGATGCAGGAGTCCGGGCTGCGCAACCTCGCCAACCGCAAGGTGCCGGCGTCGCTGGCCCTGCCGCACGAGGGCGTCGGCGCCGACCACGACTCGCTCGGCCTGTTCCAGCAGCGGCCGGGGTGGGGCAGCGTCGAGCAGCGGATGACGCCCTCGTACACGGCTCGGAAGTTCTACGAGAAGATGGTCAAGGTGCGGAACTGGCAGGACCGGCCGCTGACCGTGGTGGCGCAGCGGGTGCAGGTCAGCGCCTTCCCGGACGCCTACGCCAAGCACGAGGACCTGGCGGGCCGGATCGTGGACGCGCTCGCCGGCGGGGCCGCCCGGACCGTCGAGATCGCCGGCAAGGCGGTCTGCGACGCCGCGGCCGGCGCCCGGATCGCCGCCTCCGGCTGGACCGCCCCGCTTCCCGGCGGCGTGGTCTCCGGCTTCCGCACCACCCAGCGGCCCAGCCACAACGGGGTCGACCTCGACGCCGACAAGGAGACGCCGATCCACGCCGCGTCCGCCGGTCGGGTGCTGGTGGCCCGCTGCGACCCCGACCACTCGGGGAAGCGCGACTGCGACCGGGACGGCTGGCCGGGCAAGGGTGGCTGCGGCTGGTTCGTGGACATCCTGCACGCGGGCGGCTACATCACCCGCTACTGCCACATGATCCACCGACCCCAGGTCGTGCCCGGGCAGATGGTGGCGGCGGGCCAGCAGATCGGGCTCTCCGGGAGCAGCGGCAACTCCTCCGGCCCGCACCTGCACTTCGAGGTGCATGTGGACAGCGACCGGTCCAGCCGGGGTGCGATCAATCCGGTGCCGTTCATGCGCGAGCGTGGCGCCCCGGTGGACGGGACCTCGTGA
- a CDS encoding MFS transporter encodes MARARARIAALLLALGLLAGATISWPLVGATPAYAATPTAQARAELCSTKQWQADFRACVAKLKAVSEDQVECRNAPVPGAPDSGLAGWFASRPDSAKQPGPKGLYSDYGYAGYSYTTYDVDGGCASSVLHPDYRFTTMVANGEFMFANAIIGASNALRERAWDPRTMWRWADPLVEQATKAVYQKVFSVFGIITICVVGLYLLWRSRQSDMSNAMTTAGWAILVMVAVTALAAWPVKSANIADSTLITTLGVVHDAVGPASKDIPPDKCALPNPNACVDKRPPAVRASDTATETMLYRNWLRGVLGSADSETAKKYGAALYDAKSLTWDEAESVRANPATRDVVIKAKQQQWARVAEQIKSEDPEAYEYLQGVRDMDRIGAGFIAVLASLLFAMFDLTASVLVLLGFLIFRWAVIAAPILGTVGLMRPASAGLRRLANAVVAAVFNIAIFGTGAAIYLFAVDLIMNTPTLPGWLQVVLVWLCGVVGWLLLRPYRRITQLGGKDSSEAVSSAGSWHRRFFRDMRIAARLDVAEPGGTAEPAMGRRRAVTADQRSLRPEARHEDPAHTARVVERDRPDGRDRPEDAPPAERGSGRTAAPRQRRGSAGWTGPNVPEEAPSFAVYRPDSAGRAPAPKPAPRIRSEAR; translated from the coding sequence ATGGCGAGGGCCCGGGCACGGATCGCGGCGCTCCTCCTCGCACTCGGCCTGTTGGCCGGGGCCACCATCTCCTGGCCGCTGGTCGGGGCGACACCCGCGTACGCCGCCACGCCGACCGCCCAGGCCCGGGCCGAGCTGTGCAGCACCAAGCAGTGGCAGGCCGACTTCCGCGCCTGCGTCGCCAAGCTCAAGGCGGTCAGCGAGGACCAGGTCGAGTGCCGCAACGCTCCCGTGCCCGGAGCGCCGGACTCCGGCCTGGCCGGCTGGTTCGCCTCCCGTCCCGACTCCGCCAAGCAGCCCGGCCCCAAGGGCCTCTACAGCGACTACGGGTACGCCGGATACAGCTACACCACGTACGACGTCGACGGCGGCTGCGCCTCCTCGGTGCTGCATCCGGACTACCGCTTCACCACCATGGTCGCGAACGGCGAGTTCATGTTCGCCAACGCGATCATCGGGGCGTCCAACGCGCTGCGTGAGCGTGCCTGGGACCCGCGGACGATGTGGCGCTGGGCCGACCCGCTGGTGGAGCAGGCCACCAAGGCCGTCTACCAGAAGGTGTTCAGCGTCTTCGGCATCATCACCATCTGCGTGGTCGGCCTCTACCTGCTGTGGCGCTCGCGCCAGTCGGACATGAGCAACGCCATGACCACGGCCGGCTGGGCGATCCTGGTGATGGTGGCGGTGACCGCCCTGGCCGCCTGGCCGGTCAAGTCGGCGAACATCGCCGACAGCACCCTGATCACCACCCTCGGCGTGGTGCACGACGCCGTCGGCCCGGCGTCCAAGGACATCCCCCCGGACAAGTGCGCCCTGCCGAACCCGAACGCCTGTGTCGACAAGCGCCCGCCGGCGGTGCGGGCCAGCGACACGGCGACCGAGACGATGCTCTACCGCAACTGGTTGCGGGGAGTGCTCGGCTCCGCCGACAGCGAGACCGCCAAGAAGTACGGCGCGGCGCTCTATGACGCCAAGTCGCTGACCTGGGATGAAGCCGAGTCGGTCCGCGCAAACCCCGCGACCCGTGATGTGGTCATCAAGGCCAAGCAGCAGCAGTGGGCCCGGGTGGCCGAGCAGATCAAGTCGGAGGACCCGGAGGCGTACGAGTATCTCCAGGGCGTCCGGGACATGGACCGAATCGGGGCCGGATTCATCGCGGTGCTGGCCTCCTTGCTCTTCGCGATGTTCGACCTGACCGCCTCGGTGCTGGTGCTGCTCGGCTTCCTGATCTTCCGGTGGGCGGTGATCGCCGCGCCGATCCTGGGCACGGTCGGGCTCATGCGTCCCGCGAGCGCCGGCCTGCGGCGGCTGGCCAACGCCGTGGTCGCCGCGGTCTTCAACATCGCCATCTTCGGCACCGGCGCGGCCATCTACCTGTTCGCCGTGGATCTGATCATGAACACGCCGACCCTGCCCGGCTGGCTCCAGGTGGTCCTGGTCTGGCTCTGCGGCGTGGTGGGCTGGCTGCTGCTCCGCCCGTACCGGCGGATCACGCAGCTCGGCGGCAAGGACAGCAGCGAGGCCGTCAGCTCGGCCGGGTCCTGGCACCGGCGGTTCTTCCGGGACATGCGCATCGCGGCCCGCCTCGACGTGGCCGAGCCCGGTGGCACCGCCGAGCCGGCGATGGGCCGGCGGCGCGCCGTGACGGCCGACCAGCGCAGCCTGCGGCCGGAGGCCCGGCACGAGGACCCGGCGCACACCGCGAGGGTGGTCGAGCGGGACCGGCCCGACGGGCGGGACCGGCCCGAGGATGCCCCACCGGCCGAGCGCGGCTCGGGCCGCACGGCCGCGCCCCGGCAGCGCCGCGGGTCGGCGGGTTGGACCGGGCCGAACGTGCCCGAGGAGGCGCCTTCCTTCGCCGTCTACCGGCCGGACTCGGCCGGGCGCGCCCCGGCGCCGAAGCCGGCACCGCGGATCCGTTCCGAGGCACGGTGA
- a CDS encoding ATP-binding protein yields the protein MSRSSTPGSPAGRPAGPYGNRARSFDYPPDEELDEATLDPALVTSPQHGRVGVFQPPRPLAPRGAEQREPVAGDSGDIDSPFLDLFGGAQPRVRRPANPPAGPPAPVEPVVAPPRRGVGRDALPIPHQHNAPVEPALPVPHAAPVEPALPSPPAVPALPEGQPPAGRLREGAPGVRPVGRPREAPEAARPAAHAAPEPPEQPALEPAPATRTRVPHQVGDRLPALRSTVEPESTEPESPVERPARRTNRRTAEPARPNGREMATAPTRELAPPPAREVATPRQRSPERGGRPAKPVRVRAPKIKFGDRDPSVELAITEIAGHLTFTPNTVTAWYWLPEVRWAFRPDAEREALLSAISEQYAGLAGFRLHLRRTTRPFPADEWARTIDAHTAAPLPDVPGTTGWADHLVAAQRHLMAVNHAEGQTYLGVTFARRSLGDSLTERLLRTFGRGTADGERRRLGRTVEQFDEVLGAFGMRGRRVTAQELEWLLYRSVALCMAPPGVLSPITNGRWERGDLLALTEQVERYRTPYGSTVKLVNRMTGEERHVAVLAVGRMEPLEIPERHEPWLHFHERLPWPMELSTRVDILGPGDSFRNLEHRLRMIRSQQLDYAEHGIDAPPELERLAKRALVIGDEMTTGLPVDSARAHGWHRIAVGGRTREECLERARRLIQLYSRELRISLQHPKNQDWLAREFIPGEPIANTGYVRRMPVNLLAAALPQAASTVGDRRGDLIGRTAGTCRRPVFLDLHFPMEVRERSGLAVFVAEPGGGKSTLLGALGYLAARRGVQVTLLDPSGPLARLCAMPELAPYSRVLNLTGSEQGTLAPYALIPTPLRSEFGAGASGDREFEIAVSNARAERRMLVQDICMMLVPPQVAREASTATLFRHAVRQVPAEEASTLDDVVACLQGLDDDAGRELANLLLDTAEMPLAMLFFGRPPEGLLGADAALTVITMAGLRLPDLKIEREYWSAEEALALPMLHTAHRLAVRRCYGGSMSSRKLVGLDEAHFMEGWRSGRSFLVRLARDSRKWNLAALVASQNPKDILGLDVQNLVSTVFVGRIAEDTEIASEALRLLRVPVNDGYEATLASLSQADSGSAARLGFREFVMRDVDGRVQKVRVDVSYVDGLLDHLDTTPAAVAQAAGQLPTVLADLEA from the coding sequence ATGAGTCGCTCTTCCACGCCGGGTTCCCCGGCCGGACGTCCGGCCGGGCCCTACGGTAACCGTGCGCGGTCGTTTGACTACCCACCGGACGAGGAGCTGGACGAGGCCACCCTCGACCCGGCCCTGGTGACCAGTCCCCAGCACGGTCGCGTCGGGGTCTTCCAGCCGCCCCGGCCGCTGGCTCCCCGCGGTGCCGAGCAGCGGGAGCCGGTGGCCGGCGACAGCGGTGACATCGACTCCCCCTTCCTCGACCTCTTCGGCGGCGCGCAGCCCCGGGTCCGCCGGCCGGCCAACCCGCCCGCCGGCCCGCCGGCCCCGGTGGAGCCGGTCGTGGCCCCGCCGCGGCGCGGCGTCGGCCGGGACGCGCTGCCGATCCCGCACCAGCACAACGCTCCGGTCGAGCCGGCCCTGCCGGTTCCGCACGCCGCTCCGGTCGAACCCGCCCTGCCGTCCCCGCCGGCCGTGCCCGCCCTGCCGGAGGGGCAGCCGCCCGCTGGCCGGCTCCGCGAGGGCGCGCCCGGCGTCCGCCCGGTGGGCCGGCCGCGCGAGGCGCCGGAGGCCGCCCGCCCGGCGGCGCACGCCGCCCCCGAACCGCCGGAGCAGCCCGCCCTCGAACCGGCGCCGGCCACCCGGACCCGGGTGCCCCACCAGGTGGGCGACCGGCTGCCGGCGCTCCGGTCCACCGTGGAGCCGGAGTCGACCGAGCCCGAGAGCCCGGTCGAGCGCCCCGCCCGTCGGACCAACCGGCGAACCGCCGAGCCGGCGCGGCCGAACGGACGCGAGATGGCCACCGCACCCACCCGCGAGCTGGCCCCGCCGCCCGCGCGCGAGGTGGCCACGCCCCGGCAGCGGTCCCCCGAGCGCGGGGGCAGGCCCGCGAAGCCGGTCCGGGTCCGGGCCCCGAAGATCAAGTTCGGCGATCGGGACCCCTCGGTCGAGCTGGCCATCACGGAGATCGCCGGCCACCTCACCTTCACCCCCAACACCGTCACCGCCTGGTACTGGCTGCCCGAGGTGCGCTGGGCGTTCCGCCCCGACGCCGAGCGCGAGGCGTTGCTCTCCGCGATCTCCGAGCAGTACGCCGGCCTGGCCGGCTTCCGGCTGCACCTGCGCCGCACCACCCGGCCGTTCCCGGCCGACGAGTGGGCCCGCACCATCGACGCGCACACCGCCGCGCCGCTGCCCGACGTGCCCGGCACCACCGGCTGGGCCGACCACCTGGTCGCGGCGCAGCGGCACCTCATGGCCGTCAACCACGCCGAGGGGCAGACCTACCTCGGCGTCACCTTCGCCCGCCGATCGCTGGGCGACTCGCTCACCGAGCGGCTGCTGCGCACCTTCGGCCGGGGCACCGCCGACGGCGAGCGGCGCCGGCTGGGCCGCACCGTCGAGCAGTTCGACGAGGTGCTCGGCGCGTTCGGCATGCGCGGCCGCCGGGTCACCGCCCAGGAGCTGGAGTGGCTGCTCTACCGCTCGGTGGCGCTGTGCATGGCGCCGCCCGGCGTGCTGTCTCCCATCACCAACGGGCGGTGGGAACGCGGCGACCTGCTGGCCCTCACCGAGCAGGTCGAGCGCTACCGCACCCCGTACGGCTCGACCGTGAAGCTGGTCAACCGGATGACCGGCGAGGAGCGGCACGTGGCCGTGCTCGCGGTCGGCCGGATGGAGCCGCTGGAGATCCCCGAGCGGCACGAACCCTGGCTGCACTTCCACGAGCGGCTGCCGTGGCCCATGGAGCTCTCCACCCGGGTCGACATCCTCGGCCCCGGCGACTCCTTCCGGAACCTCGAACACCGGCTCCGGATGATCCGGTCGCAGCAGCTCGACTACGCCGAGCACGGCATCGACGCGCCGCCCGAGCTGGAGCGGCTGGCCAAGCGGGCGCTGGTGATCGGCGACGAGATGACCACCGGCCTGCCGGTGGACTCGGCCCGCGCGCACGGCTGGCACCGGATCGCGGTCGGCGGCCGGACCCGTGAGGAGTGCCTGGAGCGGGCCCGCCGGCTCATCCAGCTCTACTCGCGGGAGCTGCGCATCTCGCTCCAGCACCCGAAGAACCAGGACTGGCTGGCCCGCGAGTTCATCCCCGGCGAGCCGATCGCCAACACCGGCTACGTCCGGCGGATGCCGGTCAACCTGCTCGCCGCCGCCCTGCCCCAGGCCGCCTCCACGGTCGGCGACCGGCGCGGTGACCTGATCGGCCGGACCGCCGGCACCTGCCGCCGCCCGGTCTTCCTCGACCTGCACTTCCCCATGGAGGTCCGCGAGCGCTCCGGCCTCGCCGTCTTCGTCGCCGAGCCGGGCGGTGGCAAGTCCACCCTGCTCGGCGCACTCGGCTACCTGGCCGCCCGGCGCGGCGTGCAGGTGACCCTGCTCGACCCGTCCGGCCCGCTGGCCCGGCTCTGCGCCATGCCCGAGCTGGCGCCTTACTCGCGGGTGCTCAACCTGACCGGCTCGGAGCAGGGCACGCTGGCGCCGTACGCGCTGATCCCCACGCCGCTGCGCAGCGAGTTCGGCGCCGGGGCGTCCGGCGACCGGGAGTTCGAGATCGCGGTCTCCAACGCCCGCGCCGAGCGCCGCATGCTGGTGCAGGACATCTGCATGATGCTGGTGCCGCCGCAGGTGGCCCGGGAGGCGTCCACGGCCACCCTGTTCCGGCACGCCGTCCGCCAGGTGCCGGCCGAGGAGGCCTCCACCCTGGACGACGTGGTCGCCTGCCTGCAGGGGCTCGACGACGACGCCGGCCGGGAGCTGGCCAACCTGCTCCTCGACACCGCCGAGATGCCGCTGGCCATGCTCTTCTTCGGCCGGCCACCGGAGGGGCTGCTCGGCGCCGACGCGGCGCTCACCGTGATCACCATGGCCGGGCTCCGACTGCCCGACCTCAAGATCGAGCGGGAGTACTGGTCGGCCGAGGAGGCCCTGGCCCTGCCGATGCTGCACACCGCGCACCGGCTGGCCGTCCGCCGCTGCTACGGCGGCTCGATGTCCTCCCGGAAGCTGGTCGGCCTGGACGAGGCGCACTTCATGGAGGGCTGGCGCTCCGGCCGGTCGTTCCTGGTCCGCCTGGCCCGCGACTCCCGTAAGTGGAACCTCGCCGCGCTGGTCGCGTCGCAGAACCCGAAGGACATCCTCGGGCTCGACGTGCAGAACCTGGTCTCCACCGTCTTCGTCGGCCGCATCGCCGAGGACACCGAGATCGCCTCCGAGGCGCTGCGCCTGCTCCGGGTGCCGGTCAACGACGGCTACGAGGCCACCCTCGCCTCGCTGTCGCAGGCCGACAGCGGCTCGGCCGCCCGGCTCGGCTTCCGCGAGTTCGTCATGCGCGACGTCGACGGTCGCGTGCAGAAGGTCCGGGTCGACGTGTCGTACGTCGACGGGCTGCTCGACCACCTGGACACCACCCCCGCCGCGGTCGCCCAGGCCGCCGGGCAGCTGCCGACCGTCCTGGCTGATCTGGAGGCGTGA
- the folP gene encoding dihydropteroate synthase, which translates to MTDLVRAEAPVVMGVLNVTPDSFSDGGRYADLDAAVAHGVRLRAAGADLVDVGGESTRPGAERVDAETEIARVLPVIRELSAAGIPVSIDTSRARVAEAVLAAGADVVNDVSGGLADPDMARVVRDAGCPWVLMHWRGHSREMRDLARYADVVADVRAELSRRVDEALAAGVSADRIIVDPGLGFAKTAAHNWELSARLPELVDLGFPLLFGSSRKSYLGRLLADADGNPRPTAEREAATVATSVLAVAAGAWGVRVHDVRGTADALAVWRATGRPRLARPTTEGEER; encoded by the coding sequence GTGACCGATCTGGTACGGGCGGAGGCCCCGGTGGTGATGGGCGTCCTCAACGTCACGCCCGACTCCTTCTCCGACGGTGGCAGATACGCCGACCTGGACGCCGCCGTCGCACACGGAGTGCGACTGCGGGCGGCCGGCGCGGACCTGGTCGACGTGGGCGGCGAGTCGACCCGCCCGGGCGCCGAGCGGGTCGACGCGGAGACCGAGATCGCCCGCGTGCTGCCGGTGATCCGCGAGCTGAGCGCCGCCGGCATCCCGGTCAGCATCGACACCAGCCGGGCCCGGGTGGCCGAGGCCGTCCTCGCCGCCGGCGCGGACGTGGTCAACGACGTCTCCGGCGGCCTGGCCGACCCGGACATGGCCCGGGTGGTCCGGGACGCCGGCTGTCCCTGGGTGCTGATGCACTGGCGGGGCCACTCGCGCGAGATGCGGGACCTGGCCCGGTACGCCGACGTGGTGGCCGACGTGCGGGCCGAGCTGAGCCGGCGCGTCGACGAGGCCCTGGCCGCCGGGGTGTCCGCCGACCGGATCATCGTCGACCCGGGGCTGGGCTTCGCCAAGACCGCCGCGCACAACTGGGAGCTGAGCGCCCGCCTGCCCGAGCTGGTCGACCTCGGTTTCCCGCTGCTGTTCGGGTCGAGCCGCAAGTCCTACCTGGGCCGGTTGCTGGCCGACGCCGACGGCAACCCCCGGCCGACGGCCGAGCGGGAGGCGGCCACCGTCGCCACCAGCGTGCTCGCCGTGGCGGCCGGCGCCTGGGGGGTGCGCGTGCACGACGTGCGGGGCACCGCCGACGCGCTCGCCGTCTGGCGGGCCACCGGCCGCCCGCGCCTGGCCCGGCCCACCACCGAAGGGGAAGAGCGATGA
- the folB gene encoding dihydroneopterin aldolase: MTDRIELTGLRAHGRHGVYDFERAQGQEFVVDAVLELDLAPAARSDEVTDTVHYGELAEKLVAVVTGEPVNLIETLADRLLAVCLAEPLVAAATVTVHKPEAPIPHTFRDVAVTMRRTR; this comes from the coding sequence ATGACCGACCGGATCGAGCTGACCGGCCTGCGCGCGCACGGCCGGCACGGCGTCTACGACTTCGAGCGGGCCCAGGGCCAGGAGTTCGTGGTGGACGCGGTGCTCGAACTCGACCTCGCCCCGGCCGCCCGGTCGGACGAGGTGACCGACACCGTGCACTACGGCGAACTGGCCGAGAAGCTGGTCGCCGTGGTCACCGGCGAGCCGGTCAACCTGATCGAGACGCTCGCCGACCGGCTGCTCGCGGTCTGCCTGGCCGAGCCGCTGGTCGCCGCCGCGACGGTCACCGTGCACAAGCCGGAGGCCCCCATCCCACACACCTTCCGGGACGTGGCGGTGACGATGCGGCGTACCCGATGA
- the folK gene encoding 2-amino-4-hydroxy-6-hydroxymethyldihydropteridine diphosphokinase, whose translation MTRAVLSIGSNLGDRLAHLRAAVASFGDTVLVVSGVYETPPWGDADQPAYLNAAVLVGDPAATPRDWLARARAAEAAAGRTRDPERRYGPRTLDVDVIAVWDAAGEPVRSGDPELTLPHPRAHLRAFVLRPWIDIEPHGRLPGHGWLTDLLNAEPLASDALELSPRPDLALESDT comes from the coding sequence ATGACCCGGGCCGTGCTGTCGATCGGCAGCAACCTGGGCGACCGCCTCGCCCACCTGCGCGCCGCGGTGGCCTCGTTCGGCGACACCGTCCTGGTGGTCTCCGGCGTCTACGAGACTCCACCGTGGGGGGACGCCGACCAGCCCGCGTACCTCAATGCGGCGGTGCTGGTCGGGGACCCGGCGGCGACCCCGCGCGACTGGCTGGCGCGGGCCCGGGCCGCCGAGGCGGCGGCCGGGCGCACGCGCGACCCGGAGCGGCGGTACGGGCCGCGCACCCTGGACGTGGACGTCATCGCGGTCTGGGACGCGGCCGGGGAGCCGGTGCGCAGCGGCGATCCGGAACTGACGCTGCCGCACCCCCGGGCCCACCTGCGCGCCTTCGTGCTGCGGCCCTGGATCGACATCGAGCCGCACGGCCGGCTGCCCGGGCACGGCTGGCTGACCGACCTGCTCAACGCCGAGCCGCTGGCCTCCGACGCGCTGGAACTCAGTCCGCGCCCCGATCTGGCGTTAGAGTCGGACACATGA
- a CDS encoding DUF3180 domain-containing protein: MGPTRISTLVVAALAAAALAWLLISAFYYEMAPDLPWLPVVTLAGLAVLEGYAAVNTRGRIERRPGRDPVNPLLVARFVVLAKASALAGAIFAGFYAGLTGWLFVERTNAAVSDRPASGAGFLASLALVAAALWLERSCRVPEQEDDEDREPGDRETPRGRL, from the coding sequence ATGGGTCCGACCCGGATCTCCACGCTGGTGGTGGCCGCGCTTGCCGCCGCCGCGCTGGCCTGGCTGCTGATCAGCGCGTTCTACTACGAGATGGCGCCCGACCTGCCCTGGCTGCCGGTCGTCACGCTGGCCGGCCTGGCCGTGCTGGAGGGGTACGCGGCGGTCAACACCCGCGGTCGCATCGAGCGCCGCCCCGGCCGTGACCCGGTGAACCCGCTGCTGGTCGCCCGGTTCGTGGTGCTGGCGAAGGCGTCCGCCCTGGCCGGGGCCATCTTCGCCGGCTTCTACGCCGGGCTGACCGGCTGGCTCTTCGTCGAGCGGACCAACGCCGCCGTGAGCGACCGGCCGGCCAGCGGGGCCGGGTTTCTCGCGTCGCTCGCCCTGGTCGCGGCGGCGCTCTGGCTGGAGCGCTCCTGCCGGGTCCCCGAGCAGGAGGACGACGAGGACCGCGAGCCCGGCGACCGGGAGACTCCGCGCGGCCGCCTCTGA
- a CDS encoding ABC transporter permease produces MGYDETGRTAPVETSSGVPAAVLENVFDDPSHGEPGRDRIGVHVVWEFLLLLGLAALTWLLWREDADALRGGALKTLLVDVAGLGLLTLAAGLSLRAAVVNLAVGPVALAAALHFAEQGDRGLREALLPALAVAALGGLALALAVVVLHVPAWAASLAGAAGVIVYIERRTTPIVVQGGYDPRRTALYLFVGFAAVAVLGGLFGAIKPVRRLLGRFRPVADPARRRGAAAATVAALALIGSTVLAVLGGVLIAANADGPVAPTTGLDWSVLAIGAVMLGGTSAYGRRGGIFGALLAVCAVEVFLAWAVAQDWTISRWAVGGATLGAGLLVTRLVETFGRPRPAPPNALPAGPTGPAGDGAISTGWALTSPPEPGDAWPSVLPVRTTDTVDSWESPRWESEPRRWDAGDR; encoded by the coding sequence ATGGGGTACGACGAGACGGGCCGGACTGCGCCGGTGGAGACGTCGTCCGGGGTGCCCGCGGCCGTGCTGGAGAACGTCTTCGACGACCCCAGCCACGGCGAGCCCGGCCGGGACCGGATCGGCGTGCACGTGGTCTGGGAGTTCCTGCTGCTGCTCGGGCTGGCCGCGCTGACCTGGCTGCTCTGGCGCGAGGACGCGGACGCGCTGCGGGGCGGCGCGCTGAAGACGCTGCTGGTCGACGTGGCCGGGCTCGGGCTGCTCACCCTGGCCGCCGGGCTCAGCCTGCGGGCCGCCGTCGTGAACCTGGCGGTCGGGCCGGTCGCGCTGGCCGCCGCGCTGCACTTCGCCGAGCAGGGCGACCGCGGCCTGCGGGAGGCGCTGCTCCCGGCGCTCGCGGTGGCGGCGCTCGGCGGGCTGGCGCTCGCGCTGGCCGTGGTGGTGCTGCACGTGCCCGCCTGGGCGGCCAGCCTGGCCGGCGCGGCCGGCGTGATCGTGTACATCGAGCGGCGGACCACCCCCATCGTGGTGCAGGGCGGCTACGACCCCCGCCGCACCGCCCTCTACCTCTTCGTCGGTTTCGCCGCGGTGGCCGTCCTGGGCGGGCTCTTCGGCGCGATCAAACCGGTCCGCCGGCTGCTCGGACGGTTCCGGCCGGTCGCCGACCCGGCCCGGCGGCGGGGTGCCGCAGCCGCCACGGTGGCCGCCCTGGCCCTGATCGGCTCGACCGTCCTGGCCGTGCTCGGCGGGGTGCTCATCGCCGCCAACGCGGACGGCCCGGTGGCGCCCACCACGGGCCTCGACTGGTCGGTGCTGGCGATCGGCGCCGTCATGCTCGGCGGCACCAGCGCGTACGGGCGCCGGGGCGGGATCTTCGGAGCCCTGCTGGCGGTCTGCGCCGTGGAGGTCTTCCTGGCCTGGGCCGTGGCACAGGACTGGACGATCAGCCGGTGGGCCGTCGGCGGGGCTACCCTCGGCGCCGGACTGCTGGTCACCCGGCTGGTCGAGACGTTCGGCCGGCCCCGGCCGGCGCCGCCGAACGCGCTCCCGGCCGGCCCGACCGGTCCCGCCGGCGATGGCGCGATCAGCACCGGCTGGGCGCTGACCTCCCCGCCCGAGCCGGGGGACGCCTGGCCGTCGGTGCTGCCGGTGCGGACCACCGACACGGTCGACTCGTGGGAGTCGCCGCGCTGGGAGAGCGAGCCGCGCCGCTGGGACGCCGGGGACCGCTGA